In Streptomyces nodosus, one DNA window encodes the following:
- a CDS encoding DEAD/DEAH box helicase, producing MSVASTDHIVLPEGAEAAEGAEGPESTDTTHEITFADLGLPEGIVRKLAQNGVTAPFPIQAATIPDALTGKDILGRGRTGSGKTLSFGLPTLATLAGGHTEKKKPRAVILTPTRELAMQVADALQPYGDVLGLKMKVVCGGTSMGNQIYALERGVDILVATPGRLRDIINRGACSLENVQITVLDEADQMSDLGFLPEVTELLDQVPAGGQRMLFSATMENEIQTLVDRYLNEPVSHEVDAAQGAVTTMSHHILIVKPKDKAPVTTAIASRKGRTIIFVRTQLGADRVAEQLRDSGAKADALHGGMTQGARTRTLADFKDGYVNVLVATDVAARGIHVDGIDLVLNVDPAGDHKDYLHRAGRTARAGRTGTVVSLALPHQRRQIFRLMEDAGVDASRHIIQGGAAFDPEVADITGARSMTEVQAESAGNAAQQAEREVAQLTKQLERATRRAAELRDEADRLVVRAARERGEDPETAIAAASAEAEQAVETPGAEISVPEQPTAEDVERAERGEPREERTAGSSSYERRDRRDDRGGFGRDRDRRDGERGFDRRDGDRGGRSFERRDDRGGFRRDGDRDRRPFDRDRRDDRGGFGRDRDRRDGERGFDRRDGDRGGRSFERRDDRGGFRRDGDRDRRPFDRDRRDGERGFDRRDGDRGGRSFERRDDRGGFRRDGDRDRRPFDRDRREGERSGHRGSDRPFNRDRQGDRPGFRSGAHDRPYGRRDDHRGTGGFGRREDKPRWKRNG from the coding sequence ATGTCTGTTGCCAGCACCGACCACATTGTCCTGCCCGAGGGCGCCGAAGCAGCCGAAGGCGCTGAAGGCCCCGAGAGCACCGACACCACTCACGAGATCACATTCGCCGACCTCGGTCTGCCCGAGGGCATCGTCCGCAAGCTCGCGCAGAACGGCGTCACCGCCCCCTTCCCGATCCAGGCGGCGACCATCCCGGACGCCCTGACCGGCAAGGACATCCTCGGCCGCGGCCGTACGGGTTCGGGCAAGACGCTCTCCTTCGGTCTGCCGACCCTCGCCACGCTGGCGGGCGGGCACACCGAGAAGAAGAAGCCGCGGGCCGTGATCCTCACCCCGACCCGTGAGCTGGCCATGCAGGTCGCGGACGCGCTGCAGCCCTACGGCGATGTGCTGGGCCTGAAGATGAAGGTCGTCTGCGGCGGCACCTCGATGGGCAACCAGATCTACGCCCTCGAGCGCGGCGTGGACATCCTGGTCGCCACGCCCGGCCGGCTGCGCGACATCATCAACCGCGGTGCCTGCTCCCTCGAGAACGTGCAGATCACCGTGCTCGACGAGGCCGACCAGATGTCCGACCTGGGCTTCCTGCCCGAGGTCACCGAGCTGCTCGACCAGGTGCCGGCCGGCGGCCAGCGCATGCTCTTCTCCGCGACCATGGAGAACGAGATCCAGACGCTCGTCGACCGCTATCTGAACGAGCCGGTGAGCCACGAGGTCGACGCCGCCCAGGGCGCCGTGACGACCATGTCGCACCACATCCTGATCGTGAAGCCCAAGGACAAGGCCCCGGTCACCACCGCCATCGCCTCCCGCAAGGGACGGACCATCATCTTCGTCCGCACCCAGCTCGGCGCCGACCGTGTCGCCGAGCAGCTGCGCGACTCCGGGGCGAAGGCGGACGCACTGCACGGCGGCATGACGCAGGGCGCACGCACCCGGACGCTGGCCGACTTCAAGGACGGCTATGTGAACGTCCTCGTCGCCACGGACGTCGCGGCCCGCGGCATCCATGTCGACGGGATCGACCTCGTCCTCAATGTGGACCCCGCCGGTGACCACAAGGACTATCTGCACCGCGCCGGGCGTACGGCCCGCGCCGGCCGTACAGGCACCGTGGTCTCCCTCGCTCTGCCGCACCAGCGGCGCCAGATCTTCCGGCTGATGGAGGACGCGGGCGTCGACGCCTCGCGCCACATCATCCAGGGCGGGGCCGCCTTCGACCCCGAGGTCGCGGACATCACCGGGGCCCGGTCCATGACCGAGGTCCAGGCCGAGTCCGCCGGGAACGCCGCGCAGCAGGCCGAGCGTGAGGTCGCCCAGCTCACCAAGCAGTTGGAGCGGGCCACGCGGCGCGCGGCGGAACTGCGCGACGAGGCCGACCGGCTGGTCGTCCGCGCCGCGCGGGAGCGTGGCGAGGACCCGGAGACGGCGATCGCGGCCGCCTCCGCCGAGGCGGAGCAGGCCGTGGAGACGCCGGGCGCCGAGATCTCCGTCCCGGAGCAGCCGACCGCCGAGGACGTCGAGCGCGCCGAGCGCGGGGAACCGCGTGAGGAGCGCACGGCCGGTTCGTCCTCGTACGAGCGTCGTGACCGCCGGGACGACCGTGGTGGCTTCGGCCGGGACCGTGACCGTCGTGACGGTGAGCGTGGTTTCGACCGTCGTGATGGTGACCGTGGTGGTCGTTCGTTCGAGCGTCGTGACGACCGCGGTGGCTTCCGTCGTGACGGTGACCGCGATCGTCGCCCCTTCGACCGTGACCGCCGGGACGACCGTGGTGGCTTCGGCCGGGACCGTGACCGTCGTGACGGTGAGCGTGGTTTCGACCGTCGTGACGGTGACCGTGGTGGTCGTTCGTTCGAGCGTCGTGACGACCGCGGTGGCTTCCGTCGTGACGGTGACCGTGACCGTCGCCCCTTCGACCGCGACCGTCGTGACGGTGAGCGTGGTTTCGACCGTCGTGACGGTGACCGTGGTGGTCGTTCGTTCGAGCGTCGTGACGACCGGGGCGGCTTCCGTCGTGACGGTGACCGTGACCGTCGCCCCTTCGACCGCGACCGCCGCGAGGGCGAGCGCAGTGGACACCGGGGCAGTGACCGCCCGTTCAACCGTGACCGCCAGGGCGACCGCCCCGGCTTCCGCTCCGGCGCCCATGACCGCCCGTACGGCCGTCGTGACGACCACCGCGGCACCGGCGGCTTCGGCCGCCGCGAGGACAAGCCGCGCTGGAAGCGCAACGGCTGA
- a CDS encoding metallopeptidase family protein, with translation MLEMTREEFEELVAEALDRIPPELTRLMDNVAVFVEDEPPADDPELLGLYEGTPLTDRGEWYAGVLPDRITIYRGPTLRMCASREDVVAETEVTVVHEIAHHFGIDDDRLHALGYG, from the coding sequence GTGCTGGAGATGACGCGCGAGGAGTTCGAGGAACTGGTCGCCGAGGCGCTCGACCGGATCCCGCCGGAGCTGACGCGGCTGATGGACAACGTGGCGGTGTTCGTCGAGGACGAGCCGCCCGCGGACGACCCCGAGCTGCTCGGGCTGTACGAGGGGACACCGCTGACCGACCGCGGGGAGTGGTACGCGGGGGTGCTGCCGGACCGGATCACGATCTACCGGGGGCCGACCCTGCGCATGTGCGCATCGCGGGAGGACGTGGTGGCGGAGACCGAGGTGACGGTGGTGCACGAGATCGCGCATCACTTCGGGATCGACGACGACCGGTTGCACGCACTCGGGTACGGGTGA
- a CDS encoding metallophosphoesterase family protein, with translation MARVPVAAPHHIRRASATLARRYRALRPRPAAELVPTPRSWLRTLGMAAVVLLGAWLGLLAVGDVRVPVGPMDTTMALRPSLTGGTKINVSPLGDLRLNSHEAPVRLDVTVDQLDPVRAQALVDHPERISGLQQEIAHDVAHGTLDLAVRSCVAVVLGATGLALAVYRRPRRALAAGGLALALLAVSGGTAYATWNPKSVLEPKFSGLLSSAPSLVGNARNIVTEFDVYQKELARLVTNVTKLYDVTSTLPAYEPDPTTIRVLHVSDIHLNPASWKIIASLVEQYRIDVIVDSGDTMDHGTAAENGFLDPIADLGAPYVWVRGNHDSRTTQRYLERMKNVHVLDDGRAVTIAGLRFAGTGDPQFTPDRSVAPGGDRAEELAGARLAAALRDQKAAGTPVDIAIAHEPVAARETDGEVPLVLAGHVHHEATEIMKYGTRLRIEGSTGGSGLRAVERPDPDPIETSVLYLDRDTRRLQAWDEIRLGGLGRTTAEVARHLVEDNRPGTGATPGATPSAATPSTRPGADPSGSRGTPVPTTP, from the coding sequence ATGGCCCGCGTCCCCGTCGCCGCTCCGCACCACATACGCCGGGCGTCCGCGACGCTCGCCCGGCGCTACCGCGCGCTCCGCCCCCGGCCGGCCGCCGAACTCGTCCCGACGCCCCGCTCCTGGCTCCGCACCCTGGGTATGGCCGCCGTCGTGCTCCTGGGGGCCTGGCTCGGCCTGCTGGCCGTGGGCGACGTGCGGGTTCCGGTGGGCCCCATGGACACCACCATGGCCCTGCGCCCCTCCCTCACCGGCGGCACGAAGATCAATGTCTCCCCGCTCGGGGACCTGCGGCTGAACAGCCATGAGGCCCCCGTCCGCCTCGATGTCACCGTCGACCAGCTCGACCCGGTCCGTGCCCAGGCCCTGGTCGACCACCCCGAGCGGATCTCGGGTCTCCAGCAGGAGATCGCCCACGATGTGGCGCACGGCACGCTCGACCTCGCCGTGCGCTCCTGCGTGGCCGTCGTGCTGGGCGCCACCGGGCTCGCGCTGGCCGTCTACCGCCGCCCGCGCCGTGCTCTCGCCGCCGGCGGACTGGCGCTCGCCCTCCTCGCCGTCTCCGGGGGCACGGCCTACGCCACCTGGAACCCCAAGTCGGTGCTTGAACCGAAGTTCTCCGGTCTGCTCTCCTCCGCGCCCTCGCTGGTCGGCAACGCGCGCAACATCGTCACCGAGTTCGACGTCTACCAGAAGGAGTTGGCGCGCCTGGTGACCAATGTGACCAAGCTGTACGACGTGACGTCCACGCTCCCGGCGTACGAACCCGATCCCACGACGATCCGGGTCCTGCATGTCTCCGACATCCACCTCAACCCGGCGAGCTGGAAGATCATCGCCTCGCTGGTCGAGCAGTACCGGATCGATGTGATCGTCGACTCGGGCGACACCATGGACCACGGCACGGCGGCGGAGAACGGCTTCCTGGATCCCATCGCCGACCTGGGCGCCCCCTATGTCTGGGTCCGCGGCAACCATGACTCCCGCACCACCCAGCGTTATCTGGAGCGGATGAAGAACGTCCATGTGCTGGACGACGGCCGTGCGGTCACGATCGCGGGCCTGCGCTTCGCCGGGACCGGCGATCCCCAGTTCACCCCGGACCGCTCGGTCGCACCGGGCGGCGACCGGGCCGAGGAACTGGCGGGGGCGCGCCTGGCCGCCGCACTGCGCGACCAGAAGGCCGCCGGCACCCCCGTCGACATCGCGATCGCCCATGAGCCGGTGGCCGCACGCGAGACGGACGGAGAGGTGCCCCTGGTCCTGGCCGGCCATGTGCACCATGAGGCGACGGAGATCATGAAGTACGGCACCCGGCTGCGCATCGAGGGCTCCACCGGCGGCAGCGGGCTGCGCGCGGTCGAGCGCCCCGACCCTGACCCCATCGAGACCTCGGTCCTCTATCTGGACCGGGACACCCGTCGCCTCCAGGCCTGGGACGAGATCAGGCTCGGCGGGCTGGGTCGGACCACGGCGGAAGTAGCCCGCCATCTGGTGGAGGACAACCGGCCGGGCACCGGCGCCACGCCCGGGGCCACACCGTCGGCCGCCACGCCCTCGACCCGCCCCGGAGCCGACCCGAGCGGTTCCCGCGGGACCCCCGTGCCGACCACGCCTTAA